In a genomic window of Sus scrofa isolate TJ Tabasco breed Duroc chromosome 4, Sscrofa11.1, whole genome shotgun sequence:
- the ANXA13 gene encoding annexin A13 isoform X3 codes for MGNRHAKAKSDQGFDVDRDAKKLHKACKGMGTDEAAIIEILSSRTSNERQQIKQKYKATYGKDLEEVLKSELSGNFEKTALALLDRPCEYAARQLRKAMKGLGTDESVLIEILCTRTNKEIIAIKEAYQKLFDRSLESDVKSDTSGNLKKILVSLLQANREEGDNVDKDLAGQDAKDLYDAGEGRWGTDELAFNEVLAQRSHKQLRATFQAYQVLIGKDIEEAIESETSGNLKKAYLTLVRSARDLQGYFADRLYKSMKGAGTDEDTLIDIIVTRAEVDLPAIKAKFQENYQTSLSDMVRADTSGDFRKLLVALLH; via the exons GAACTGATGAAGCGGCCAtcattgaaatcctatcaagcagGACATCGAATGAGAGGcaacaaatcaaacaaaagtaCAAGGCAACATATGGCAAG GACCTGGAGGAGGTGCTCAAGAGTGAGCTGAGTGGAAACTTCGAGAAGACGGCCTTGGCCCTTCTGGACCGCCCCTGCGAGTACGCTGCCCGGCAGCTCCGGAAAGCCATGAAGGGCCTGGGGACAGACGAGTCCGTGCTCATCGAGATCCTGTGCACGAGAACCAACAAG GAAATCATCGCCATTAAAGAGGCCTACCAAAAGT taTTTGACAGGAGCCTTGAATCAGATGTCAAAAGTGATACAAGcggaaacctaaaaaaaattctggtctCCTTGCTACAG GCTAATCGTGAAGAAGGAGATAACGTGGACAAAGACCTCGCAGGTCAGGATGCCAAAGATCTGTATGAT GCAGGGGAAGGCCGCTGGGGCACGGACGAGCTTGCCTTCAATGAAGTCCTGGCCCAGAGGAGTCACAAGCAGTTACGAGCCACCTTTCAAGCCTACCAAGTG CTCATTGGCAAAGATATCGAAGAGGCCATCGAGTCGGAAACGTCAGGAAATCTGAAGAAGGCCTACCTAACTCTCG TGAGAAGTGCCCGGGACCTCCAGGGCTATTTTGCCGACCGTCTGTACAAGTCCATGAAGGGCGCGGGGACCGACGAGGACACGCTCATTGACATCATTGTGACCAGGGCTGAG GTGGACCTTCCGGCGATAAAAGCAAAGTTCCAAGAGAACTATCAGACGTCTCTCTCTGACATGGTTCGCGCAGACACCTCTGGGGACTTCCGGAAACTGCTGGTGGCCCTCTTGCACTGA